The following coding sequences are from one Acomys russatus chromosome 16, mAcoRus1.1, whole genome shotgun sequence window:
- the Ccdc47 gene encoding PAT complex subunit CCDC47, which yields MKAFCAVCAVLLVLGRVSEAKFDDFEDEEDMVEYDDNDFAEFEDVMEDSVTESPQRVITTEDDEDETTVELEGQDENQEGDFEDADTQDGDTESEPYDDEEFEGYEDKPDTSSSKSKDPITIVDVPAHLQNSWESYYLEILMVTGLLAYIMNYIIGKSKNSRLAQAWFNSHRELLESNFTLVGDDGTNKEATSTGKLNQENEHIYNLWCSGRVCCEGMLIQLRFLKRQDLLNVLARMMRPVSDQVQIKVTMNDEDMDTYVFAVGTRKALVRLQKEMQDLSEFCSDKPKSGAKYGLPDSLAILSEMGEVTEGMMDTKMVHFLTHYADKIESVHFSDQFSGPKIMQEEGQPLKLPDTKRTLLFTLNVPGSGNTYPKDMEALLPLMNMVIYSIDKAKKFRLNREGKQKADKNRARVEENFLKLTHVQRQEAAQSRREEKKRAEKERIMNEEDPEKQRRLEEAALRREQKKLEKKQMKMKQIKVKAM from the exons ATGAAAGccttctgtgctgtctgtgctgtcctTTTGGTGCTCGGGAGAGTCTCTGAAGCCAAGTTTGACGATTTCGAGGATGAAGAAGACATGGTAGAATACGATGACAATGACTTTGCTGAGTTTGAGGATGTCATGGAAGATTCTGTCACGGAATCGCCTCAGCGAGTGATAACCACAGAGGATGATGAAGATGAGACCACTGTGGAGTTAGAAGGACAGGATGAAAACCAGGAAGGAGATTTTGAAGATGCAGACACGcag gatGGAGATACTGAAAGTGAGCCGTATGATGATGAGGAATTTGAGGGTTATGAAGACAAACCAGATACCTCTTCTAGCAAAAGTAAAGATCCAATAACAATTGTTGAT GTCCCTGCACACCTTCAGAACAGTTGGGAGAGTTATTACCTAGAAATTTTGATGGTGACTGGGCTGCTGGCCTATATCATGAACTACATCATTGGGAAGAGTAAGAACAGCCGGCTCGCTCAGGCCTGGTTTAACTCTCACAGAGAGCTTTTGGAGAGCAACTTTACCTTAGTGG GGGATGATGGAACTAACAAAGAAGCCACAAGCACAGGGAAGTTGAATCAGGAGAATGAGCACATCTATAACCTGTGGTGTTCTGGTCGGGTGTGCTGTGAGGGCATGCTCATCCAGCTGCGG TTCCTTAAGAGGCAAGACTTGCTTAATGTCCTGGCCCGAATGATGAGGCCAGTGAGCGACCAAGTG caaataaaagttaccATGAATGATGAGGACATGGACACGTATGTGTTTGCTGTGGGCACTCGCAAAGCTTTGGTGCGGCTGCAGAAAGAGATGCAGGACCTG AGTGAATTTTGTAGTGATAAACCTAAGTCTGGAGCGAAGTATGGACTGCCAGACTCTTTGGCCATTCTGTCAGAAATGGGAGAGGTCACAGAGGGGATGATGGATACAAAG atggTTCACTTTCTAACACACTATGCTGACAAGATTGAATCTGTTCATTTTTCAGACCAGTTCTCTGGTCCAAAGATTATGCAAGA GGAAGGTCAGCCTTTAAAGCTGCCCGACACTAAGAGGACACTACTGTTTACACTTAATG TGCCTGGCTCAGGTAACACGTACCCAAAGGATATGGAGGCTCTGTTACCCCTGATGAACATGGTGATTTATTCTATCGATAAAGCCAAAAAGTTCCGACTCAACAGAGAA GGTAAGCAAAAAGCAGACAAGAACCGTGCTCGAGTGGAAGAGAACTTTTTGAAGCTAACACAcgtgcagagacaggaggctgcaCAGTCTCGGcgtgaagagaagaaaagagccgAGAAGGAGCGCATCATGAACGAGGAGGACCCTGAGAAGCAGCGCCGGCTGGAG GAAGCTGCTCTGaggagagaacaaaagaagttggagaagaaacaaatgaaaatgaaacaaatcaaaGTGAAAGCCATGTAA